One region of Rhineura floridana isolate rRhiFlo1 chromosome 20, rRhiFlo1.hap2, whole genome shotgun sequence genomic DNA includes:
- the GOLGA1 gene encoding golgin subfamily A member 1 isoform X1, producing MFAKLKKKIAEEAATAPRPGGLARMPRSVSKESITSAGADSGDDFPSDGSSSREDLSSQLFRRNEQIRKLEVKLSDYAEQVRNLQKIKEKLENALETHQDSFVKKLQEQNEAHQVSTAKMAEGMALALEKKDQEWREKLSHLEKERKLLSAQLQEMREQRLNLFQKRDEIDELEGFQQQELAKVKHMLLKKEESLARMEQELGASTQELTSAREELQASRASSSRLAAELQQLRKQHVDLEAERDELIDAEEGAESKITTLEQRNHDLQAYIQRLSVDLQNAQVAASGCEKRLGALQGEHESLKLEYEQHKQKMIVEVEEKSQLAGHLQEKVATLEKRFEGNLSGDEHVRELLREKSALEQRLEEARQQLSAARTSHVESVNLLETQIDKLNCQLAEGQECLSAHEELVRSLRESGLQQLKDLERALELANEATAKSKEDLEERELQIQKLQTDLDLERTQSQEGLSAVQLQCTERVRRLEEEVASLEAAQELERTAAQRKMSQLEKENEELKGQCRDLESSLRQQESESERLKAELNSNVETAKALEETQKQREQQLQVELADLTSLLKEKDLLIAEKTERLQTEEEELKRFRQGHDALLLQTHQLQSSLELCQQQATERDAAAEKQMSAFQVQLQDQQARLLASEKQVATLELSSAALKKHSGPPEDGEAEPNGEVAVTDVIQLQKGNRDLEQQIAEKNKMIKQLQQRMTELKKTLQKELDPREWRVHLLLAKEFALQEGLENGMKIRPDGEVPEVPTAALTVTNNSDLNDSREINFEYLKHVVLKFMSCRESEAFHLIKAVSVLLNFSQEEEHMLKETLEYKMSWFGSKPSPRGSIRPSISSPRTPWS from the exons ATGTTTGCAAAACTGAAGAAGAAGATTGCGGAAGAGGCAGCGACCGCTCCGCGGCCAGGAGGGCTGGCCAGAATGCCCAGATCAGTCAGCAAGGAGTCGATCACATCCGCAGGAGCCGATTCGGGGGATGACTTC CCCTCCGATGGCAGCAGCTCCAGGGAAGACCTTTCGTCTCAGCTGTTTCGAAGGAATGAACAAATCCGGAAGCTGGAAGTCAAGCTGTCAG ATTACGCTGAGCAGGTCAGAAACTTACAGAAGATTAAGGAGAAGCTTGAGAACGCGTTAGAGACGCATCAGGATT CCTTTGTGAAGAAGCTCCAAGAGCAGAATGAGGCTCATCAGGTCAGCACAGCCAAGATGGCGGAAGGGATGGCCTTGGCACTAGAGAAGAAGGACCAG GAATGGAGGGAGAAGCTGTCTCACCTTGAAAAG GAGAGGAAGCTCCTTTCTGCACAGTTGCAAGAGATGAGAGAGCAGAGGTTGAACCTCTTCCAGAAGAGAGATGAGATTGACGAGCTGGAAGGTTTCCAGCAGCAGGAGCTGGCTAAAGTCAAGCACATG CTTTTGAAGAAGGAAGAGTCGCTGGCCCGGATGGAGCAAGAATTGGGAGCCTCCACACAAGAGCTGACGTCTGCCCGAGAGGAACTGCAGGCCTCCCGTGCCTCGTCCTCGCGCCTGGCTGCCGAGCTGCAACAACTACGGAAGCAGCACGTGGACCTGGAAGCAGAGAG GGACGAGCTCATAGATGCCGAGGAGGGTGCGGAAAGCAAGATCACCACCCTGGAGCAGCGAAACCATGATCTCCAAGCCTACATTCAACGACTGTCGGTGGATTTGCAAAAT GCTCAGGTTGCAGCCTCTGGTTGTGAAAAGCGGCTGGGGGCGTTGCAGGGAGAACACGAATCTCTGAAGCTGGAATACGAGCAGCACAAGCAGAAG ATGATTGTCGAGGTGGAGGAGAAAAGCCAGCTTGCGGGCCACTTACAGGAGAAAGTGGCCACTCTGGAAAAGCGCTTTGAAGGGAACCTCTCTGGCGACGAGCATGTTCGGGAGTTGCTCCGGGAG AAAAGTGCTCTGGAGCAGCGACTGGAGGAGGCGAGGCAGCAACTTTCGGCTGCACGGACGAGCCACGTGGAGAGCGTGAACCTCTTGGAGACTCAG ATTGACAAACTGAACTGCCAATTGGCGGAAGGGCAGGAGTGCCTGAGCGCACATGAGGAGCTTGTGCGGAGCCTCCGGGAAAGCGGTTTGCAACAG TTGAAAGATCTTGAACGAGCCCTCGAACTTGCCAACGAGGCAACGGCAAAAAGTAAAGAAGACCTCGAGGAGAGAGAGCTGCAGATCCAAAAGTTG CAAACGGACCtggacctggagaggacccagtCACAGGAGGGCCTCTCTGCGGTGCAGCTTCAGTGCACGGAGCGCGTCAGGAGGCTGGAGGAGGAAGTGGCGTCCCTGGAAGCTGCACAGGAACTGGAAAGGACGGCCGCCCAGCGTAAGATG AGCCAACtggaaaaagaaaatgaagaacTCAAAGGCCAATGCAGAGACTTAGAAAGCTCCTTAAGGCAGCAAGAATCTGAATCGGAACGACTAAAG GCGGAATTGAACAGTAACGTCGAAACTGCCAAAGCCCTGGAGGAGACACAGAAGCAAAGAGAGCAGCAGCTGCAGGTGGAG CTTGCCGATCTGACCTCGCTGTTGAAGGAGAAGGACCTGCTGATTGCCGAGAAAACGGAGAGGCTTCAGACAGAGGAGGAAGAGCTGAAGCGCTTCAGGCAAG GCCACGATGCGCTTCTCCTGCAGACGCACCAGTTGCAGTCCAGCCTTGAACTGTGCCAGCAGCAGGCCACGGAGAGGGACGCTGCAGCAGAGAAGCAGATGAGCGCTTTCCAGGTGCAGCTGCAGGACCAGCAGGCGCGCCTGTTAGCCAGCGAGAAGCAA GTTGCTACATTAGAACTGTCATCTGCAGCCCTGAAAAAGCACTCAGGTCCCCCTGAAGATGGCGAAGCCGAGCCGAATGGGGAGGTGGCAGTCACAGACGTCATCCAGCTACAGAAGGGAAACAGAGACCTGGAGCAGCAAATCGCAGAGAAGAACAAG ATGATAAAACAGCTGCAGCAGAGAATGACAGAGCTAAAGAAGACCTTGCAGAAAGAACTG GATCCGAGAGAGTGGCGCGTGCATTTGCTCCTTGCCAAAGAGTTTGCTCTCCAGGAAGGGTTGGAGAATGGCATG AAAATTCGACCCGATGGTGAGGTCCCTGAAGTGCCCACTGCTGCCTTGACTGTGACAAACAACTCAGATCTGAATGACTCTCGGGAAATAAACTTTGAGTACCTTAAGCACGTGGTGCTAAAATTTATGTCCTGCCGGGAATCAGAG GCATTCCATCTGATCAAAGCTGTGTCTGTGTTGCTAAATTTCTCTCAAGAGGAGGAACACATGCTCAAGGAAACCTTGGAGTATAAG
- the GOLGA1 gene encoding golgin subfamily A member 1 isoform X3, with protein sequence MFAKLKKKIAEEAATAPRPGGLARMPRSVSKESITSAGADSGDDFPSDGSSSREDLSSQLFRRNEQIRKLEVKLSDYAEQVRNLQKIKEKLENALETHQDSFVKKLQEQNEAHQVSTAKMAEGMALALEKKDQEWREKLSHLEKLLKKEESLARMEQELGASTQELTSAREELQASRASSSRLAAELQQLRKQHVDLEAERDELIDAEEGAESKITTLEQRNHDLQAYIQRLSVDLQNAQVAASGCEKRLGALQGEHESLKLEYEQHKQKMIVEVEEKSQLAGHLQEKVATLEKRFEGNLSGDEHVRELLREKSALEQRLEEARQQLSAARTSHVESVNLLETQIDKLNCQLAEGQECLSAHEELVRSLRESGLQQLKDLERALELANEATAKSKEDLEERELQIQKLQTDLDLERTQSQEGLSAVQLQCTERVRRLEEEVASLEAAQELERTAAQRKMSQLEKENEELKGQCRDLESSLRQQESESERLKAELNSNVETAKALEETQKQREQQLQVELADLTSLLKEKDLLIAEKTERLQTEEEELKRFRQGHDALLLQTHQLQSSLELCQQQATERDAAAEKQMSAFQVQLQDQQARLLASEKQVATLELSSAALKKHSGPPEDGEAEPNGEVAVTDVIQLQKGNRDLEQQIAEKNKMIKQLQQRMTELKKTLQKELDPREWRVHLLLAKEFALQEGLENGMKIRPDGEVPEVPTAALTVTNNSDLNDSREINFEYLKHVVLKFMSCRESEAFHLIKAVSVLLNFSQEEEHMLKETLEYKMSWFGSKPSPRGSIRPSISSPRTPWS encoded by the exons ATGTTTGCAAAACTGAAGAAGAAGATTGCGGAAGAGGCAGCGACCGCTCCGCGGCCAGGAGGGCTGGCCAGAATGCCCAGATCAGTCAGCAAGGAGTCGATCACATCCGCAGGAGCCGATTCGGGGGATGACTTC CCCTCCGATGGCAGCAGCTCCAGGGAAGACCTTTCGTCTCAGCTGTTTCGAAGGAATGAACAAATCCGGAAGCTGGAAGTCAAGCTGTCAG ATTACGCTGAGCAGGTCAGAAACTTACAGAAGATTAAGGAGAAGCTTGAGAACGCGTTAGAGACGCATCAGGATT CCTTTGTGAAGAAGCTCCAAGAGCAGAATGAGGCTCATCAGGTCAGCACAGCCAAGATGGCGGAAGGGATGGCCTTGGCACTAGAGAAGAAGGACCAG GAATGGAGGGAGAAGCTGTCTCACCTTGAAAAG CTTTTGAAGAAGGAAGAGTCGCTGGCCCGGATGGAGCAAGAATTGGGAGCCTCCACACAAGAGCTGACGTCTGCCCGAGAGGAACTGCAGGCCTCCCGTGCCTCGTCCTCGCGCCTGGCTGCCGAGCTGCAACAACTACGGAAGCAGCACGTGGACCTGGAAGCAGAGAG GGACGAGCTCATAGATGCCGAGGAGGGTGCGGAAAGCAAGATCACCACCCTGGAGCAGCGAAACCATGATCTCCAAGCCTACATTCAACGACTGTCGGTGGATTTGCAAAAT GCTCAGGTTGCAGCCTCTGGTTGTGAAAAGCGGCTGGGGGCGTTGCAGGGAGAACACGAATCTCTGAAGCTGGAATACGAGCAGCACAAGCAGAAG ATGATTGTCGAGGTGGAGGAGAAAAGCCAGCTTGCGGGCCACTTACAGGAGAAAGTGGCCACTCTGGAAAAGCGCTTTGAAGGGAACCTCTCTGGCGACGAGCATGTTCGGGAGTTGCTCCGGGAG AAAAGTGCTCTGGAGCAGCGACTGGAGGAGGCGAGGCAGCAACTTTCGGCTGCACGGACGAGCCACGTGGAGAGCGTGAACCTCTTGGAGACTCAG ATTGACAAACTGAACTGCCAATTGGCGGAAGGGCAGGAGTGCCTGAGCGCACATGAGGAGCTTGTGCGGAGCCTCCGGGAAAGCGGTTTGCAACAG TTGAAAGATCTTGAACGAGCCCTCGAACTTGCCAACGAGGCAACGGCAAAAAGTAAAGAAGACCTCGAGGAGAGAGAGCTGCAGATCCAAAAGTTG CAAACGGACCtggacctggagaggacccagtCACAGGAGGGCCTCTCTGCGGTGCAGCTTCAGTGCACGGAGCGCGTCAGGAGGCTGGAGGAGGAAGTGGCGTCCCTGGAAGCTGCACAGGAACTGGAAAGGACGGCCGCCCAGCGTAAGATG AGCCAACtggaaaaagaaaatgaagaacTCAAAGGCCAATGCAGAGACTTAGAAAGCTCCTTAAGGCAGCAAGAATCTGAATCGGAACGACTAAAG GCGGAATTGAACAGTAACGTCGAAACTGCCAAAGCCCTGGAGGAGACACAGAAGCAAAGAGAGCAGCAGCTGCAGGTGGAG CTTGCCGATCTGACCTCGCTGTTGAAGGAGAAGGACCTGCTGATTGCCGAGAAAACGGAGAGGCTTCAGACAGAGGAGGAAGAGCTGAAGCGCTTCAGGCAAG GCCACGATGCGCTTCTCCTGCAGACGCACCAGTTGCAGTCCAGCCTTGAACTGTGCCAGCAGCAGGCCACGGAGAGGGACGCTGCAGCAGAGAAGCAGATGAGCGCTTTCCAGGTGCAGCTGCAGGACCAGCAGGCGCGCCTGTTAGCCAGCGAGAAGCAA GTTGCTACATTAGAACTGTCATCTGCAGCCCTGAAAAAGCACTCAGGTCCCCCTGAAGATGGCGAAGCCGAGCCGAATGGGGAGGTGGCAGTCACAGACGTCATCCAGCTACAGAAGGGAAACAGAGACCTGGAGCAGCAAATCGCAGAGAAGAACAAG ATGATAAAACAGCTGCAGCAGAGAATGACAGAGCTAAAGAAGACCTTGCAGAAAGAACTG GATCCGAGAGAGTGGCGCGTGCATTTGCTCCTTGCCAAAGAGTTTGCTCTCCAGGAAGGGTTGGAGAATGGCATG AAAATTCGACCCGATGGTGAGGTCCCTGAAGTGCCCACTGCTGCCTTGACTGTGACAAACAACTCAGATCTGAATGACTCTCGGGAAATAAACTTTGAGTACCTTAAGCACGTGGTGCTAAAATTTATGTCCTGCCGGGAATCAGAG GCATTCCATCTGATCAAAGCTGTGTCTGTGTTGCTAAATTTCTCTCAAGAGGAGGAACACATGCTCAAGGAAACCTTGGAGTATAAG
- the GOLGA1 gene encoding golgin subfamily A member 1 isoform X2, translated as MFAKLKKKIAEEAATAPRPGGLARMPRSVSKESITSAGADSGDDFPSDGSSSREDLSSQLFRRNEQIRKLEVKLSDYAEQVRNLQKIKEKLENALETHQDSFVKKLQEQNEAHQVSTAKMAEGMALALEKKDQEWREKLSHLEKERKLLSAQLQEMREQRLNLFQKRDEIDELEGFQQQELAKVKHMLLKKEESLARMEQELGASTQELTSAREELQASRASSSRLAAELQQLRKQHVDLEAERDELIDAEEGAESKITTLEQRNHDLQAYIQRLSVDLQNAQVAASGCEKRLGALQGEHESLKLEYEQHKQKMIVEVEEKSQLAGHLQEKVATLEKRFEGNLSGDEHVRELLREKSALEQRLEEARQQLSAARTSHVESVNLLETQIDKLNCQLAEGQECLSAHEELVRSLRESGLQQLKDLERALELANEATAKSKEDLEERELQIQKLQTDLDLERTQSQEGLSAVQLQCTERVRRLEEEVASLEAAQELERTAAQRKMSQLEKENEELKGQCRDLESSLRQQESESERLKAELNSNVETAKALEETQKQREQQLQVELADLTSLLKEKDLLIAEKTERLQTEEEELKRFRQGHDALLLQTHQLQSSLELCQQQATERDAAAEKQMSAFQVQLQDQQARLLASEKQVATLELSSAALKKHSGPPEDGEAEPNGEVAVTDVIQLQKGNRDLEQQIAEKNKMIKQLQQRMTELKKTLQKELKIRPDGEVPEVPTAALTVTNNSDLNDSREINFEYLKHVVLKFMSCRESEAFHLIKAVSVLLNFSQEEEHMLKETLEYKMSWFGSKPSPRGSIRPSISSPRTPWS; from the exons ATGTTTGCAAAACTGAAGAAGAAGATTGCGGAAGAGGCAGCGACCGCTCCGCGGCCAGGAGGGCTGGCCAGAATGCCCAGATCAGTCAGCAAGGAGTCGATCACATCCGCAGGAGCCGATTCGGGGGATGACTTC CCCTCCGATGGCAGCAGCTCCAGGGAAGACCTTTCGTCTCAGCTGTTTCGAAGGAATGAACAAATCCGGAAGCTGGAAGTCAAGCTGTCAG ATTACGCTGAGCAGGTCAGAAACTTACAGAAGATTAAGGAGAAGCTTGAGAACGCGTTAGAGACGCATCAGGATT CCTTTGTGAAGAAGCTCCAAGAGCAGAATGAGGCTCATCAGGTCAGCACAGCCAAGATGGCGGAAGGGATGGCCTTGGCACTAGAGAAGAAGGACCAG GAATGGAGGGAGAAGCTGTCTCACCTTGAAAAG GAGAGGAAGCTCCTTTCTGCACAGTTGCAAGAGATGAGAGAGCAGAGGTTGAACCTCTTCCAGAAGAGAGATGAGATTGACGAGCTGGAAGGTTTCCAGCAGCAGGAGCTGGCTAAAGTCAAGCACATG CTTTTGAAGAAGGAAGAGTCGCTGGCCCGGATGGAGCAAGAATTGGGAGCCTCCACACAAGAGCTGACGTCTGCCCGAGAGGAACTGCAGGCCTCCCGTGCCTCGTCCTCGCGCCTGGCTGCCGAGCTGCAACAACTACGGAAGCAGCACGTGGACCTGGAAGCAGAGAG GGACGAGCTCATAGATGCCGAGGAGGGTGCGGAAAGCAAGATCACCACCCTGGAGCAGCGAAACCATGATCTCCAAGCCTACATTCAACGACTGTCGGTGGATTTGCAAAAT GCTCAGGTTGCAGCCTCTGGTTGTGAAAAGCGGCTGGGGGCGTTGCAGGGAGAACACGAATCTCTGAAGCTGGAATACGAGCAGCACAAGCAGAAG ATGATTGTCGAGGTGGAGGAGAAAAGCCAGCTTGCGGGCCACTTACAGGAGAAAGTGGCCACTCTGGAAAAGCGCTTTGAAGGGAACCTCTCTGGCGACGAGCATGTTCGGGAGTTGCTCCGGGAG AAAAGTGCTCTGGAGCAGCGACTGGAGGAGGCGAGGCAGCAACTTTCGGCTGCACGGACGAGCCACGTGGAGAGCGTGAACCTCTTGGAGACTCAG ATTGACAAACTGAACTGCCAATTGGCGGAAGGGCAGGAGTGCCTGAGCGCACATGAGGAGCTTGTGCGGAGCCTCCGGGAAAGCGGTTTGCAACAG TTGAAAGATCTTGAACGAGCCCTCGAACTTGCCAACGAGGCAACGGCAAAAAGTAAAGAAGACCTCGAGGAGAGAGAGCTGCAGATCCAAAAGTTG CAAACGGACCtggacctggagaggacccagtCACAGGAGGGCCTCTCTGCGGTGCAGCTTCAGTGCACGGAGCGCGTCAGGAGGCTGGAGGAGGAAGTGGCGTCCCTGGAAGCTGCACAGGAACTGGAAAGGACGGCCGCCCAGCGTAAGATG AGCCAACtggaaaaagaaaatgaagaacTCAAAGGCCAATGCAGAGACTTAGAAAGCTCCTTAAGGCAGCAAGAATCTGAATCGGAACGACTAAAG GCGGAATTGAACAGTAACGTCGAAACTGCCAAAGCCCTGGAGGAGACACAGAAGCAAAGAGAGCAGCAGCTGCAGGTGGAG CTTGCCGATCTGACCTCGCTGTTGAAGGAGAAGGACCTGCTGATTGCCGAGAAAACGGAGAGGCTTCAGACAGAGGAGGAAGAGCTGAAGCGCTTCAGGCAAG GCCACGATGCGCTTCTCCTGCAGACGCACCAGTTGCAGTCCAGCCTTGAACTGTGCCAGCAGCAGGCCACGGAGAGGGACGCTGCAGCAGAGAAGCAGATGAGCGCTTTCCAGGTGCAGCTGCAGGACCAGCAGGCGCGCCTGTTAGCCAGCGAGAAGCAA GTTGCTACATTAGAACTGTCATCTGCAGCCCTGAAAAAGCACTCAGGTCCCCCTGAAGATGGCGAAGCCGAGCCGAATGGGGAGGTGGCAGTCACAGACGTCATCCAGCTACAGAAGGGAAACAGAGACCTGGAGCAGCAAATCGCAGAGAAGAACAAG ATGATAAAACAGCTGCAGCAGAGAATGACAGAGCTAAAGAAGACCTTGCAGAAAGAACTG AAAATTCGACCCGATGGTGAGGTCCCTGAAGTGCCCACTGCTGCCTTGACTGTGACAAACAACTCAGATCTGAATGACTCTCGGGAAATAAACTTTGAGTACCTTAAGCACGTGGTGCTAAAATTTATGTCCTGCCGGGAATCAGAG GCATTCCATCTGATCAAAGCTGTGTCTGTGTTGCTAAATTTCTCTCAAGAGGAGGAACACATGCTCAAGGAAACCTTGGAGTATAAG